The DNA window GTGCGCCCAGCGATGTACGCGACAACGGGCTTGTCGATGTTCTCCTTGATATACTCGGCCGCCTCCTCCTCCGCAGTCCCACCGATCTCGCCGACGAGCACTATCTGCTTGGTCTGGTTGTCAGCCTCAAACCTTTCCAGTATGTCGATGAAGCTCGTACCGGAGACTCTATCTCCTCCGATTCCCACGCATGTGGACTGCCCAAGTCCGTGTTCGGTGATTGAGTTAACGATCTCGTAGGTGAGGGTGCCGGATTTCGAGACCACTCCGATGTTGCCCTTCTTGAATATATTGTTTGGAAGGATGCCCACCTTGGCCTTGCCCGGAGAAGCTATCCCTGGGCAGTTGGGACCTATCACGGTGATGCCCCTGCTCCTCGCGACAGACACGAAGTGGATCGCGTCGAGCACGGGCAAGTGCTCGGTCACCACGACGAGGGTCCTGATCCCTGCGTCTATGGCCTCCAGCGCCGCGTCCTTGCAGAACGGTGCCGGGACGAACATGCACGATGTGTTCGCCCCTGTGGTCTCGATCGCTTCGGACACAGAATCAAAGACGGGGATGTTGTTCACCTTCTCTCCTGCCTTGCCTGGTGAGGTGCCGGCCACTACCTTCGTCCCGAAGTCCATCATTGCCTTCGAGTGGTACGACCCTTGGTATCCTGTGATGCCCTGCACGACCAATTTGGTACTGTCATCTACAATGATCGCCATTTCACACACCCCTCAGCGATTCCTTGGATGCGAGCTCGGCCGCCTCGCTCAGGCCAGATGCTGGAATCATCCCCGCGTCCTTCAGCATCGTCCTCGCGATGTCCTCGTTGACTCCCTTGATCCTCGCGACGATCGGTATGGTCACCTTCTCAGAGTCGATCGCTTCCAGAACGCCCTTGGCGACGGTGTCGCACTTGGTTATGCCTCCGAATATGTTGAGCAGGATGACCTTCGGCCTGGCCTCGCGCATAAGGAGCATCGCGCTCTTGACCTTCTC is part of the Candidatus Thermoplasmatota archaeon genome and encodes:
- the sucD gene encoding succinate--CoA ligase subunit alpha; the protein is MAIIVDDSTKLVVQGITGYQGSYHSKAMMDFGTKVVAGTSPGKAGEKVNNIPVFDSVSEAIETTGANTSCMFVPAPFCKDAALEAIDAGIRTLVVVTEHLPVLDAIHFVSVARSRGITVIGPNCPGIASPGKAKVGILPNNIFKKGNIGVVSKSGTLTYEIVNSITEHGLGQSTCVGIGGDRVSGTSFIDILERFEADNQTKQIVLVGEIGGTAEEEAAEYIKENIDKPVVAYIAGRTAPPGKRMGHAGAIIARGRGTAESKIRALEAAGVKVAKIPTDVPELLT